One part of the Falco peregrinus isolate bFalPer1 chromosome 14, bFalPer1.pri, whole genome shotgun sequence genome encodes these proteins:
- the LOC129785678 gene encoding E3 ubiquitin-protein ligase RBBP6-like, which yields MSCVHYKFSSRLNSDVVTFHGPHISLRDLRRQIMGRERLKATHCDLQVTNAQTMEEYTDDNALIPRHSSVTVRRVPVRGVKATGKTDLGCC from the exons ATGTCGTGTGTCCACTACaagttctcctccaggctgaactccgATGTGGTCACCTTTCACGGCCCCCACATCTCCCTGCGCGACCTCAGGCGCCAGATCATGGGCCGCGAGAGGCTGAAGGCGACCCACTGCGACCTGCAGGTCACCAACGCCCAGACCATGGAAG aatacacagatgacAATGCCCTGATTCCAAGGCACTCATCGGTAACTGTTAGGAGAGTCCCTGTTAGAGGAGTTAAAGCTACCGGCAAGACAGACCTTGG ctgctgttaa